From a single Bacteroidota bacterium genomic region:
- a CDS encoding DUF2283 domain-containing protein codes for MEVKYFDDSDTLFIQFNQKQISETRELNEITYVDFDHEGIVVSITVEHAMKSINLNDFSFRKITKLVS; via the coding sequence ATGGAAGTAAAATATTTTGATGATTCCGACACCTTGTTTATTCAGTTTAACCAGAAACAAATTTCCGAGACCCGGGAATTAAATGAAATTACGTATGTAGATTTTGATCATGAAGGTATTGTTGTTTCCATTACCGTTGAGCATGCCATGAAATCTATCAATCTCAACGATTTTTCATTTCGGAAAATTACCAAACTAGTATCCTGA
- a CDS encoding glutamate-5-semialdehyde dehydrogenase: MTMSNSTEKTILEQLSRVKQASRLLTRLSDDGINRLILELADLLDQETQNLIAANKLDLARMDPSNPKYDRLLLNEKRIAGMSADLRKVASLPSPLNQILEDRYLPNNLKLIRKSVPLGVIGIIFESRPNVTIDVFALCLKSGNASVLKGSRDAWDSNQFIHSLIQKVLRTAGLEDVCYLAPADRESLPVILNAVGLIDVVIPRGSQGLIDAVRKEARIPVIETGAGIVHTYVDAALDRDMARRVITNAKARRVSVCNALDTLIIHRSVVHELPYLLEELGKKHQVTVYADEDSYSALNGLYSGQLIPAAESDFGVEFLDYKLAVKTVATLDEALDHIARFSSRHSEAVLTADQEAANRFIEGVDAAVVYVNASTAFTDGGEFGLGAEIGISTQKLHARGPMALRELTSYQWVIQGTGQIRA; encoded by the coding sequence ATGACCATGAGTAACTCCACCGAAAAAACCATTCTTGAGCAGTTGAGCAGGGTCAAACAGGCAAGCCGGTTGTTAACCCGCCTGAGTGACGACGGAATTAACCGCCTGATCCTTGAACTGGCAGATCTGCTTGACCAGGAAACACAGAATCTGATCGCTGCCAATAAACTTGATCTGGCACGGATGGATCCTTCCAATCCGAAATATGACCGCCTGCTTCTGAACGAGAAACGGATAGCAGGAATGTCGGCCGATTTGCGAAAGGTTGCTTCGCTTCCCAGTCCGTTAAACCAGATTCTTGAAGACCGTTACCTTCCTAACAACCTGAAACTGATCAGGAAATCGGTACCCCTCGGGGTCATTGGAATCATCTTCGAAAGCCGGCCGAATGTCACCATTGATGTGTTTGCACTTTGTCTGAAATCGGGAAATGCCTCCGTTCTGAAGGGCAGTCGTGATGCATGGGACAGCAACCAGTTTATTCATAGCCTGATTCAGAAAGTGCTGAGAACCGCCGGATTGGAAGATGTCTGCTATCTGGCGCCTGCCGACCGGGAATCCTTACCTGTTATTCTGAATGCAGTCGGCCTGATTGATGTGGTCATTCCCCGCGGAAGCCAGGGACTGATCGATGCCGTCCGGAAGGAAGCACGGATCCCGGTAATTGAGACTGGTGCCGGCATTGTTCACACCTATGTGGATGCCGCACTGGACCGTGACATGGCCCGGCGGGTAATCACCAATGCAAAAGCCCGGCGGGTATCGGTGTGCAATGCGCTGGATACCCTGATCATTCACCGGTCAGTGGTTCATGAATTGCCCTACCTGCTTGAAGAACTTGGCAAAAAGCATCAGGTCACCGTGTACGCAGATGAAGACTCCTATTCAGCTTTAAACGGGTTATACAGCGGCCAGCTGATTCCAGCGGCAGAGAGCGATTTTGGTGTCGAATTTCTCGACTACAAACTGGCCGTAAAAACAGTTGCCACGCTGGATGAGGCGCTGGATCACATTGCCCGGTTCAGCTCGCGTCACAGTGAAGCAGTTCTCACCGCCGACCAGGAAGCAGCAAACCGGTTTATTGAAGGGGTGGATGCTGCCGTGGTATATGTGAATGCATCGACTGCTTTTACCGACGGCGGTGAATTTGGTCTCGGTGCCGAAATCGGAATTTCCACCCAGAAACTCCATGCCCGCGGACCCATGGCGCTGCGCGAACTGACCAGTTATCAGTGGGTCATTCAGGGAACCGGGCAGATCCGCGCATGA
- a CDS encoding 3-hydroxybutyryl-CoA dehydrogenase, with product MIKSLDELKPKSAAESTQFIPWIAVIGGGIMGRGIAQTAASNGIEVTLVEKNETLAEKALRTLETSMNKEIERWSLTVGEKKSILARIKPSSKMEDIHDCPIVIEAINEDFGLKKRLFHLLDKNCQSSAIFISNTSTLNLSKLAEETQRPDRVIGIHFLNPVPKIPLVELIRATGTSEDTVVKVRNFAEKQLGKRVVEVFEYPGFVTTRVVIPMMNEAMHVYSEGIATAEGIDTALKLGYGFQTGPLAMADMMGLDDVLMWAEQLWQQLGEPKFRPAPILRRMVREGKLGVKSGEGFFKYSD from the coding sequence ATGATCAAGTCACTAGATGAACTAAAGCCGAAGTCTGCTGCTGAATCGACTCAATTTATTCCATGGATTGCCGTCATTGGTGGTGGTATCATGGGAAGAGGAATTGCTCAGACGGCTGCCTCGAACGGAATTGAAGTGACTCTGGTCGAGAAAAATGAAACGCTGGCCGAAAAGGCTCTCCGAACCCTTGAAACCAGCATGAATAAGGAAATTGAACGCTGGTCACTCACTGTCGGAGAGAAAAAATCCATATTGGCCCGCATTAAACCTTCTTCCAAAATGGAAGACATACACGATTGTCCCATTGTAATCGAGGCCATCAATGAGGATTTCGGGTTAAAGAAGCGGTTATTTCATCTGCTGGATAAAAACTGCCAGTCCTCGGCCATTTTTATCAGCAACACTTCAACATTGAACCTTAGTAAACTGGCAGAGGAAACTCAGCGGCCTGACCGGGTAATCGGTATTCACTTTCTGAATCCGGTACCCAAAATCCCGCTTGTCGAGCTGATCAGGGCAACCGGCACCAGTGAGGATACCGTTGTCAAGGTGAGAAATTTCGCCGAAAAACAACTGGGCAAGCGTGTGGTCGAGGTGTTCGAATATCCCGGATTTGTCACCACCCGCGTGGTGATTCCCATGATGAATGAAGCCATGCACGTGTACAGCGAGGGAATAGCCACGGCAGAGGGTATCGATACAGCGTTAAAGTTGGGTTACGGATTTCAGACTGGTCCGCTTGCCATGGCCGATATGATGGGGCTCGATGATGTGCTCATGTGGGCCGAACAACTCTGGCAACAGCTTGGTGAACCCAAATTCAGACCGGCGCCAATCCTGAGAAGAATGGTCAGGGAAGGAAAACTTGGCGTGAAATCGGGTGAAGGTTTTTTCAAATATTCCGATTGA
- a CDS encoding GNAT family N-acetyltransferase has product MTSGQTIQLRLASPDDAEGLANLASVAFRAAYESTTQPEIIDQHIRKNLTEPVIHSQLSNPDEVTILAFNGNRMVGYGRVVFGSTCECVQAESPCELNRIYTLPDSYGRGIGQLLLEKAIRIARQKKCDVMWLKVWEGNERAIRFYRKAGFEWCGFSDYQFGDTIERDPVYRLSIVTPPARP; this is encoded by the coding sequence ATGACCTCCGGTCAGACAATTCAACTCAGGCTGGCCAGTCCGGACGATGCAGAAGGCCTTGCAAACCTGGCTTCCGTGGCCTTTCGCGCTGCCTATGAATCCACCACTCAACCGGAAATCATTGATCAGCATATCCGCAAAAACCTGACTGAGCCGGTTATCCACTCTCAATTGTCTAATCCGGATGAGGTGACCATTCTGGCTTTCAACGGAAACCGGATGGTCGGGTATGGCCGGGTGGTTTTCGGCTCAACCTGTGAGTGTGTGCAGGCAGAGTCGCCCTGTGAACTGAACCGGATTTATACGCTCCCCGATTCCTATGGCCGTGGAATCGGCCAGTTATTGCTTGAAAAGGCCATCCGGATAGCACGGCAGAAGAAATGTGATGTGATGTGGCTGAAAGTCTGGGAAGGAAATGAACGGGCCATCCGGTTTTACCGGAAGGCCGGTTTTGAATGGTGCGGATTTTCTGACTACCAGTTTGGTGATACGATCGAACGGGACCCGGTGTACCGGCTTTCGATAGTTACACCACCTGCTCGGCCATAA
- a CDS encoding acetate kinase, translated as MMLILTLNCGSSSIKYQVIEPEKETTRAKGSVERIGMSGAILSNQRDDGDNIKVTGEILDHIQALEYILGVLLSKNHGIISSLEEISAIGHRVVHGGETFNQSVLITQQVYNQIKDCIELAPLHNPANLKGIDACMRNLPGKPQVAVFDTAFHQTIPEKAFLYGLPYVIYKKHKLRRYGFHGTSHFYVSTRLYEISGLTIRASKVITVHLGNGCSMAAVDNGHSIDTSMGFTPLEGLLMGTRSGDLDASAILYIMGKEELTLNSANTLLNKHSGLMGISGVSSDMREIIQEMELGDKKARAAFEVFCYRVKKYIGAYAAALGGLDAVVFTGGIGENSTHVREHVLEDLSFMGIKLDKSLNLDGPKERRISSEDSRVQVWVIPTNEELVIARDTRRIMAEQVV; from the coding sequence ATTATGCTCATATTGACTCTGAATTGCGGTTCCTCCTCCATTAAGTATCAGGTGATTGAACCCGAAAAAGAAACCACACGTGCCAAAGGATCGGTTGAGCGGATCGGGATGTCGGGAGCCATCCTTTCCAACCAGCGGGATGATGGTGACAATATCAAGGTAACCGGCGAAATCCTGGATCATATTCAGGCTCTGGAATACATTCTCGGGGTGCTTCTCAGTAAAAATCACGGGATCATCAGCAGCCTGGAAGAAATTTCTGCAATTGGTCATCGGGTTGTTCATGGTGGTGAAACATTTAACCAGTCGGTCCTGATCACTCAGCAGGTTTATAACCAAATCAAGGACTGCATCGAATTGGCTCCGCTTCACAATCCGGCCAATCTGAAAGGGATCGATGCCTGCATGAGAAATCTGCCGGGAAAACCCCAGGTGGCTGTATTCGATACCGCTTTCCATCAGACCATTCCTGAAAAGGCATTTCTGTATGGTCTTCCTTATGTGATTTATAAGAAGCACAAACTGAGACGGTATGGATTTCACGGTACTTCACACTTTTATGTGAGTACTCGATTATATGAAATTTCCGGTCTGACCATCCGGGCTTCAAAAGTCATCACGGTTCACCTGGGGAATGGGTGCTCCATGGCCGCGGTGGATAACGGACATTCCATCGATACCAGCATGGGTTTCACCCCGCTCGAGGGACTTCTCATGGGCACCAGAAGTGGTGATCTGGATGCCTCGGCCATTTTGTATATCATGGGCAAGGAAGAACTGACCCTGAATTCGGCCAATACTCTGCTGAACAAACATTCAGGCCTGATGGGTATTTCTGGTGTTTCTTCAGACATGCGTGAAATCATCCAGGAAATGGAATTGGGAGATAAGAAAGCCCGTGCCGCTTTCGAGGTGTTCTGTTACCGTGTGAAAAAATACATCGGTGCGTATGCTGCTGCTCTGGGAGGACTCGATGCCGTCGTCTTTACCGGCGGAATCGGGGAAAACTCCACCCACGTGCGGGAGCATGTTCTGGAAGATCTCAGCTTCATGGGAATTAAACTTGATAAATCCCTGAATCTGGACGGACCGAAAGAAAGACGGATTTCTTCAGAGGATTCCCGAGTTCAGGTCTGGGTCATTCCCACCAATGAGGAATTGGTGATTGCCCGTGATACCCGCCGGATTATGGCCGAGCAGGTGGTGTAA